The proteins below come from a single Prochlorococcus marinus str. MIT 9215 genomic window:
- the trpA gene encoding tryptophan synthase subunit alpha — MKDNKMQITKNEPLSKVDEKFSELKNSKKIALMPFIMAGDPNLEITSEILLKLQENGADLIELGIPYSDPLADGPVIQVAASRALKSGTSLRKVIKLLESLKGKLNIPIILFSYLNPLLCFGFEKFCEMASYAGVSGLIVPDLPLEEAYKFSKIVSNQSMDLILLVAPTTPFERMKQISNHTKGFTYLVSVTGVTGERNKMENRVENLIAKLKEVNSNPIAVGFGISTPEHVVKVREWGADGVIIGSAFVKRISSSSEKDVVHHIGEFCKEMRLAADQK, encoded by the coding sequence ATGAAAGATAACAAAATGCAAATTACTAAAAATGAACCTTTATCTAAGGTAGATGAAAAGTTTAGTGAGTTAAAAAATAGTAAAAAAATAGCTTTGATGCCTTTTATAATGGCTGGGGATCCCAATCTTGAAATAACGTCTGAGATATTATTAAAGTTACAAGAAAATGGAGCTGACCTTATTGAATTAGGTATCCCATATAGTGACCCACTTGCAGATGGTCCTGTTATTCAAGTAGCGGCCTCTCGAGCCTTAAAGTCAGGTACTAGCTTAAGAAAAGTAATTAAACTTTTAGAGTCTTTAAAAGGTAAATTAAATATTCCCATCATCCTTTTTTCTTACTTAAATCCATTACTATGTTTTGGCTTTGAAAAGTTTTGTGAGATGGCATCTTATGCTGGAGTTTCTGGATTAATAGTTCCTGATCTCCCTTTAGAGGAAGCTTATAAATTTTCAAAAATAGTTAGTAACCAATCTATGGACTTGATTTTATTAGTAGCACCAACTACTCCTTTTGAAAGAATGAAACAAATATCAAATCATACAAAAGGGTTTACTTATTTAGTAAGTGTTACGGGGGTCACTGGTGAGAGAAATAAAATGGAAAATAGAGTGGAAAATCTTATAGCTAAATTAAAAGAAGTAAATAGCAATCCAATTGCTGTTGGTTTTGGAATATCCACTCCAGAACATGTTGTTAAAGTGCGCGAGTGGGGAGCAGATGGAGTAATTATTGGGAGTGCTTTTGTAAAACGAATTTCTAGTTCAAGCGAAAAAGATGTCGTCCATCATATTGGTGAATTTTGTAAAGAAATGCGTTTAGCAGCTGATCAAAAATAA
- a CDS encoding AbrB family transcriptional regulator — protein sequence MLTGSDLLAKVKELGDVSKSDLVRACGYVSTKKNGGERLNFTAFYEALLEAKGVNLGDSGVTGIGKGGRKLSYIATVQGNGNLLIGKAYTALLDLKAGDEFEIKLGRKQIRLLPTEEPERLQR from the coding sequence ATGCTAACTGGTAGCGATCTCCTTGCAAAAGTTAAAGAACTTGGTGATGTTAGCAAATCTGACCTAGTTCGCGCCTGTGGATATGTTTCCACTAAGAAAAACGGAGGTGAGCGCTTAAATTTTACCGCATTTTATGAAGCACTTTTAGAAGCAAAAGGGGTTAATCTAGGTGATTCTGGAGTTACAGGGATTGGGAAAGGTGGAAGAAAACTTAGTTATATAGCAACGGTTCAAGGCAATGGAAATCTTCTGATTGGGAAAGCCTATACAGCACTGCTTGATTTAAAAGCAGGTGATGAATTCGAAATTAAGCTCGGAAGAAAACAAATCAGATTATTACCTACAGAAGAACCTGAAAGACTACAAAGATAA
- a CDS encoding YciI family protein, which yields MEKFVVFGRYCEDAIIKREPFREQHLKRLKNLKDSDILVTLGPTKCTKYLFGIFNANDVNELKDLIEEDIYWEKGIWINYDIYPWIQAF from the coding sequence ATGGAAAAGTTTGTAGTTTTTGGAAGGTACTGTGAAGATGCAATTATTAAAAGGGAACCATTTCGAGAACAACATCTTAAGAGACTAAAAAACTTAAAAGATAGTGATATTTTAGTTACTTTAGGGCCAACAAAATGTACCAAATATTTGTTTGGAATTTTTAATGCGAATGATGTAAACGAGTTGAAAGATCTTATTGAGGAGGATATATATTGGGAAAAAGGTATATGGATTAATTACGATATTTATCCCTGGATACAGGCATTTTAA
- a CDS encoding YkvA family protein, protein MKENYKTQEKIYDAEVIESSTFDENIIIKILIKAGRTIAKPALEVLEMALDPYTPAQVRVSLMAALAYLIMPFDLFPDFMPLVGFSDDFVALTAVLSIWSKYMTPSIRARAENKLNKLFPFY, encoded by the coding sequence ATGAAAGAGAATTACAAAACTCAAGAAAAAATCTATGATGCTGAAGTTATAGAAAGTTCAACATTTGATGAAAATATCATTATCAAGATTCTTATTAAAGCGGGAAGAACAATTGCCAAGCCTGCCTTAGAAGTTTTGGAGATGGCATTAGATCCTTATACACCTGCACAAGTGAGAGTTTCATTAATGGCTGCTCTAGCATATTTGATTATGCCATTTGATCTGTTCCCTGACTTTATGCCTCTAGTTGGTTTTAGTGATGATTTTGTAGCCCTCACAGCAGTACTAAGTATATGGAGCAAATACATGACTCCTTCAATAAGAGCAAGAGCAGAGAATAAGCTTAATAAGTTATTTCCTTTTTATTAA
- a CDS encoding sigma-70 family RNA polymerase sigma factor yields the protein MSSLSDFLGEIGRHQLLTPERELTMGRKVQEMVVLVNRCQEAGGKGPACEYSEAERKKIKIGEKAKNEMITANLRLVVNLAKRYQGKGLELLDLIQEGTLGLTRAVEKYDPSRGHRFSTYAYWWIRQGLNKALSTQSRTIRIPVNINEKLTKLRSAKSKLMQLKGIPPTSDELSEEMKITKEEIEELLSCELRSITVSLQGTVKSKSDPSELVDILPSDQTPPMELAELAERTASAWKLLDKANLTEKERKIVSLRFGLDGSNEWRTLAEVARHMSCSREYCRQVVQRALRKLRKAGIQNGLVDSIS from the coding sequence GTGAGTTCATTAAGCGATTTTCTTGGTGAAATAGGTCGTCATCAACTTTTGACTCCCGAAAGAGAACTCACAATGGGCAGAAAAGTCCAAGAAATGGTTGTACTTGTTAATAGATGTCAAGAGGCAGGAGGGAAAGGGCCCGCTTGTGAATACTCTGAAGCTGAGAGAAAAAAGATAAAAATTGGTGAAAAAGCTAAAAACGAGATGATAACAGCCAACCTAAGACTAGTTGTCAACCTCGCCAAGAGATACCAAGGGAAAGGATTAGAACTACTTGACTTAATTCAGGAGGGTACATTAGGTCTTACAAGGGCCGTAGAAAAATATGATCCGTCTAGAGGACATAGATTTTCCACATATGCTTATTGGTGGATTAGGCAAGGTTTAAATAAAGCATTGTCAACTCAAAGTAGAACGATAAGGATTCCTGTTAACATTAATGAAAAACTTACAAAACTAAGATCAGCAAAATCAAAGCTTATGCAACTTAAGGGTATTCCACCTACTAGTGATGAGCTATCTGAAGAAATGAAAATAACCAAAGAGGAAATTGAAGAACTCCTTTCTTGTGAATTGAGAAGCATCACTGTTAGTCTCCAAGGTACTGTTAAATCAAAATCAGATCCTTCCGAGTTAGTTGATATTCTTCCAAGTGATCAAACTCCCCCAATGGAATTAGCCGAATTAGCCGAAAGGACAGCCTCGGCTTGGAAGTTATTAGATAAAGCAAATTTAACTGAGAAAGAAAGAAAGATAGTAAGCTTAAGATTTGGTTTAGACGGCTCAAATGAATGGAGGACTTTAGCTGAAGTTGCAAGACATATGAGTTGTAGCAGGGAATATTGCCGACAAGTTGTTCAACGTGCTTTAAGAAAACTTAGAAAAGCAGGAATACAGAATGGATTAGTTGATAGTATCAGCTAA
- the hisIE gene encoding bifunctional phosphoribosyl-AMP cyclohydrolase/phosphoribosyl-ATP diphosphatase HisIE produces MTFSTNFSIEDLRFDNYGLIPAIAQDWLDGSILMLAWMNKESLTMTLETKNVHYWSRSRSEIWRKGATSGSTQILKEIRFDCDNDALILLIEQNGSGACHTGEKSCFFNEIKINQSDKKEKKTTPFSNICSELFNTINERSINPSEKSYTNHLLTKGSNTILKKIGEESAEFIMACKDNDKNSISNEAADLIYHLQVALMHKGVEWRDVLAVLESRRKN; encoded by the coding sequence ATGACTTTTTCAACTAATTTTTCGATAGAGGATCTACGCTTTGATAATTATGGATTAATCCCTGCAATAGCACAAGATTGGCTTGACGGATCAATTCTTATGCTTGCTTGGATGAACAAAGAATCTTTGACAATGACACTTGAAACCAAAAACGTTCATTATTGGAGTAGATCAAGATCCGAAATTTGGAGAAAAGGAGCTACAAGTGGAAGTACCCAAATACTTAAGGAGATAAGATTCGACTGCGATAATGATGCACTAATCCTTTTGATTGAACAAAATGGTTCAGGAGCATGTCACACTGGGGAAAAAAGTTGTTTTTTCAACGAAATCAAAATTAATCAAAGTGATAAAAAAGAGAAAAAAACAACTCCCTTCTCAAATATTTGCTCTGAATTATTCAATACAATTAACGAAAGATCAATAAATCCATCAGAAAAAAGTTACACAAATCATTTATTAACAAAAGGTAGTAATACTATTTTAAAGAAAATAGGAGAGGAATCTGCAGAGTTTATAATGGCTTGCAAAGATAATGATAAAAACTCAATCTCAAATGAAGCTGCTGATTTAATTTATCATTTGCAAGTAGCCCTTATGCATAAAGGGGTTGAGTGGAGAGATGTACTTGCTGTTCTAGAATCAAGAAGAAAAAATTAA
- a CDS encoding 6-carboxytetrahydropterin synthase → MYIHSLKFSCSKSYEDFPCSHRQWRHEGHCRFVHGYSRSFTFWFTAKKLDLNGFVVDFSSLKPLENRLKEQFDHTFLINKDDPLLNYWEKLHDLDALDLRIMDNVGMEFTSELIWRWANEYLQDKDKGRTCCWKTESKENKSNKASYEEIPDWFKS, encoded by the coding sequence ATGTATATTCATTCTCTGAAATTTTCATGCAGCAAAAGTTACGAGGATTTTCCCTGTTCACATAGACAATGGCGCCATGAAGGCCACTGCAGATTTGTTCATGGATATTCAAGATCATTCACCTTTTGGTTCACTGCAAAAAAATTAGACCTAAATGGTTTTGTTGTCGATTTTTCAAGTCTAAAGCCCTTAGAAAATAGATTAAAGGAGCAATTTGACCATACTTTTCTAATAAATAAAGATGACCCTTTGCTTAATTACTGGGAAAAATTACATGACTTAGATGCTTTAGATCTGAGAATTATGGATAATGTGGGAATGGAGTTCACCTCTGAATTAATTTGGAGATGGGCTAATGAATACTTGCAGGATAAGGATAAGGGCAGAACATGCTGTTGGAAAACAGAATCAAAAGAAAATAAATCGAATAAAGCAAGTTATGAGGAAATTCCTGATTGGTTTAAATCTTAG
- a CDS encoding ATP-dependent Clp protease ATP-binding subunit: protein MKIVPREFSNSAWNCFVFAKKIAYKNYQQNVDSDNLLLALIKEDHITKNILKKNNVNLKDLEREIISSLNAKAKMKNKQDNLYIGETLHKIFLKANDIKNTLNDVVISTEHLVYGFTYDNNYGFKILKQKCIPEFLEIIKKMKSDPAVKNEFDSSNESLEKYGIDLTQSARDGILDPVIGRDEEIRRTIQILSRRTKNNPVLIGEPGVGKTAIVEGLAQRIINGDVPSALQDRKLISLDMGSLLAGAKYRGEFEERIKNILKKVKESDGKIILFIDEIHTVVGAGASGGSLDASNLLKPMLARGELRCIGATTINEHKQNIEKDPALERRFQKIKVEAPSINDTVSILRGLRERYEVHHSVRISDNALVAAATLSERYINDRFLPDKAIDLIDEAASRLNMVITSKPEEIDEIDRKVLQFEMEKLSLKRETDDFSIERLEKINSELIALKDKQTELGAQWKKEKDEIDEISTIKEEIESVQLQIDQAKRSFDLNKAAELEFGTLNSLQKKLKEKSESLVNSQKNGDTSLLRQEVTFDDIAEVVSKWTSIPVQNLNQSEKDKLLSLESILKEKIIGQDSAIRAVADSIKRSRTGLNDPSKPLASFLFLGPTGVGKTELSKVTAKIIFDSNSSITRLDMSEYMEKHSVSKIIGAPPGYLGFESGGQLTEAVRKNPYSLILLDEIEKAHKDILDILLQVLDDGIITDGQGRTINFKNSIIVLTSNLGSQSINDLSVRKEDTNEIKKVVDNEIKKFFKPEFLNRLDEIVIFNNLELNDIKEIAKIQLQNLEKRLSKKNLKFKITDEAINQLVENSFDHAYGARPLKRIIQKQLETKISNNILNNHYLNKDEINIYLVNGEINVD from the coding sequence ATGAAAATAGTTCCAAGAGAATTCTCAAATTCTGCTTGGAACTGTTTTGTTTTTGCCAAAAAAATTGCTTATAAAAATTATCAACAAAACGTAGACTCTGATAATTTATTATTAGCTCTTATAAAAGAGGACCATATTACAAAAAATATTTTAAAAAAAAATAATGTAAATTTAAAAGATCTTGAGAGGGAAATAATTTCTTCATTAAATGCGAAGGCAAAAATGAAAAATAAACAAGATAATTTATATATTGGTGAGACACTTCACAAAATATTTTTGAAGGCGAATGATATTAAAAATACTTTAAATGATGTAGTGATATCAACAGAACACTTAGTTTACGGTTTCACTTATGATAATAATTATGGATTTAAAATTTTAAAACAAAAATGTATTCCAGAATTTCTTGAAATTATAAAGAAAATGAAGTCAGATCCGGCAGTAAAAAATGAATTTGATAGTTCTAATGAATCTTTGGAAAAATATGGTATTGATCTAACTCAATCTGCACGAGATGGAATTTTAGACCCAGTTATTGGTAGGGATGAAGAGATTAGAAGAACAATTCAAATATTGAGTAGAAGAACAAAAAATAATCCAGTTCTTATTGGAGAACCTGGGGTTGGCAAAACAGCCATTGTAGAAGGGTTAGCTCAAAGAATTATTAATGGCGATGTACCTTCTGCGCTACAAGATAGAAAACTAATTTCATTAGATATGGGTTCACTTTTAGCTGGAGCAAAATATCGTGGAGAATTTGAAGAAAGAATAAAAAATATTCTAAAGAAAGTGAAAGAATCAGACGGAAAGATTATTCTTTTTATTGATGAAATTCATACGGTAGTTGGTGCAGGCGCTAGTGGAGGTTCTTTAGATGCAAGCAACCTATTAAAACCGATGCTTGCGAGAGGAGAACTTAGATGTATAGGTGCTACAACTATTAATGAACATAAACAAAATATAGAAAAAGATCCTGCTTTAGAACGAAGATTTCAAAAGATAAAAGTTGAAGCTCCTTCAATAAATGATACTGTATCAATTTTAAGAGGATTGAGAGAAAGATACGAAGTTCATCATAGTGTGAGGATTTCTGATAATGCTTTAGTCGCTGCTGCAACCCTTAGCGAAAGATATATTAACGATAGATTTCTTCCTGACAAAGCAATAGATCTAATCGATGAAGCAGCCTCAAGATTAAATATGGTAATAACATCCAAACCTGAAGAAATTGATGAAATTGATCGAAAAGTTCTACAGTTTGAGATGGAAAAATTATCTTTAAAAAGAGAAACGGATGATTTTTCTATAGAAAGATTAGAAAAAATAAATAGTGAACTTATAGCCCTTAAAGATAAACAGACAGAATTAGGCGCTCAATGGAAAAAAGAAAAAGATGAAATTGACGAGATTAGCACCATAAAAGAAGAAATTGAATCTGTTCAATTGCAAATAGATCAAGCCAAAAGGAGTTTTGACCTCAACAAAGCAGCAGAATTAGAATTTGGAACTTTAAATTCTTTGCAAAAAAAATTGAAAGAAAAAAGTGAGTCTCTAGTAAATTCCCAAAAAAATGGAGATACAAGTCTTTTAAGACAAGAGGTAACTTTTGATGATATTGCAGAAGTTGTCTCAAAGTGGACCTCTATTCCAGTACAGAACTTAAACCAGTCAGAAAAAGATAAACTCTTGAGCCTCGAGTCAATCCTTAAAGAAAAAATTATTGGTCAAGATAGTGCAATTAGGGCTGTTGCAGATTCCATTAAGAGATCAAGGACTGGACTAAATGATCCAAGCAAGCCACTAGCCAGTTTTCTCTTTTTAGGTCCAACTGGTGTTGGGAAAACAGAGCTAAGTAAAGTAACAGCCAAAATAATATTCGATTCAAATTCTTCAATTACAAGACTGGATATGTCTGAATATATGGAAAAGCATTCAGTGAGCAAAATTATAGGTGCGCCTCCTGGATATTTAGGTTTCGAATCAGGCGGTCAACTAACTGAAGCTGTACGCAAAAATCCTTATTCATTAATACTCCTTGATGAAATAGAGAAAGCTCACAAAGATATTTTAGATATTCTTTTACAGGTTCTTGACGATGGAATCATTACTGATGGTCAAGGTCGTACAATCAATTTCAAAAATTCAATCATTGTTCTCACAAGTAATTTAGGAAGTCAATCAATAAATGATTTATCAGTGAGAAAAGAAGATACAAATGAAATTAAAAAAGTTGTAGATAATGAAATTAAAAAATTTTTCAAGCCTGAGTTTTTAAATCGGCTTGATGAAATAGTTATTTTTAATAATTTAGAATTAAATGACATAAAAGAAATTGCAAAAATACAGCTTCAAAATTTAGAAAAAAGACTTAGCAAAAAAAACTTAAAATTCAAAATTACTGATGAAGCAATTAACCAACTTGTCGAAAATAGTTTCGATCATGCCTATGGTGCAAGGCCTTTAAAAAGAATTATTCAAAAACAACTTGAGACAAAAATTTCAAATAATATATTGAATAATCATTATCTTAATAAAGACGAGATTAATATTTATCTGGTTAATGGAGAGATAAATGTTGATTAA
- the petE gene encoding plastocyanin yields MLRSIFAGLFAIVLTLGLGISSVSAKTVEVKLGTDAGMLAFEPSTVTISTGDTVKFVNNKLAPHNAVFDGHEELSHADLAFAPGESWEETFDTAGTYDYYCEPHRGAGMVGKVIVE; encoded by the coding sequence ATGTTACGTTCAATCTTTGCAGGGTTATTCGCAATAGTTTTAACTCTTGGTCTAGGAATTTCATCAGTATCAGCTAAGACTGTTGAAGTAAAACTTGGAACGGATGCAGGAATGCTTGCATTTGAACCAAGTACAGTAACCATTAGTACTGGTGATACAGTTAAATTCGTCAATAATAAACTTGCTCCTCACAATGCTGTTTTTGATGGACATGAGGAATTAAGTCATGCAGACCTTGCTTTTGCTCCTGGAGAGTCTTGGGAAGAAACATTTGATACTGCAGGCACTTATGATTACTATTGCGAGCCTCACAGAGGAGCTGGAATGGTAGGTAAAGTTATTGTTGAATAA
- a CDS encoding NAD-dependent epimerase/dehydratase family protein — translation MAYKNLLITGANGCVGQYLVDWFLKNTKFRLYLMVRDKSKLPISVQQNKKVKLMVCDIRESNMYKKEISQINYLIHTATAWGDPQRAYEVNIKAFEELLEMLDIEKLEKIIYFSTASILDTQTKLMKESLIYGTEYIQTKYKCFQRLRDSSFAEKTFAVFPTLVFGGNLGKKSKYPVSYLTSGLKEVEKWLWLARFLKLDSKFHFIHAKDIAQICGFLIKNHKEKQYKGFRKFVLGQKFISIDHAIISLLKRNNMRRYFAIPLTKKILKILLRILPIQTSPWDSFSIKKYDFNHVPITNPETFKLKSYAKSLNDILRLSKLPSCNNN, via the coding sequence TTGGCATATAAAAACTTATTAATCACTGGTGCGAATGGATGTGTAGGCCAATATTTAGTAGATTGGTTTTTAAAAAACACAAAATTCAGACTTTATCTCATGGTAAGAGACAAAAGTAAGTTGCCAATTTCTGTTCAACAAAATAAAAAAGTCAAGTTAATGGTGTGTGATATCAGGGAATCAAATATGTATAAAAAGGAAATAAGTCAAATAAATTACCTAATACATACTGCTACAGCTTGGGGAGATCCCCAAAGAGCCTATGAAGTAAACATTAAAGCTTTTGAAGAATTACTTGAAATGCTTGATATTGAAAAGTTAGAAAAGATTATTTATTTTTCAACAGCTAGCATTCTTGACACACAAACTAAATTAATGAAGGAATCATTGATTTATGGAACAGAGTATATTCAAACAAAATATAAATGTTTCCAGAGACTTAGAGACAGCTCATTTGCAGAAAAAACTTTTGCTGTTTTCCCTACCTTGGTTTTTGGAGGAAATCTTGGAAAAAAAAGTAAATATCCTGTGAGTTATTTAACTAGTGGATTGAAAGAAGTTGAAAAATGGCTTTGGTTAGCAAGATTTTTAAAACTCGATTCTAAATTTCATTTTATACATGCAAAAGATATCGCTCAAATTTGTGGGTTTCTAATTAAAAATCATAAAGAAAAGCAATACAAAGGTTTTAGAAAATTTGTCCTAGGTCAGAAATTCATTTCAATTGATCATGCCATAATTTCACTTTTAAAAAGAAATAATATGAGGAGATATTTTGCGATACCCCTTACAAAAAAAATTCTAAAAATATTATTAAGAATTCTTCCCATCCAAACCTCCCCTTGGGATAGCTTCAGTATAAAGAAATATGACTTTAATCATGTGCCCATCACTAATCCTGAGACTTTCAAACTTAAAAGTTATGCAAAGTCACTCAATGATATTTTGAGGTTATCAAAGTTACCAAGCTGTAATAACAATTAA
- the hemE gene encoding uroporphyrinogen decarboxylase codes for MGQDLPLLLSAALGKKVNRPPVWMMRQAGRYMKIYRDLRERYPSFRERSENPELSYEISMQPFHAFKPDGVILFSDILTPLPGMGINFEIIESKGPIIEDPIRNLNQIENLKELNPSESLSFVGQVLSSLKKDVNNEATVLGFVGAPWTLAAYVVEGKSSKNYSLIKSMAFKEPGLLHKLLDHFAKSIGEYLKYQIKSGAQVVQIFDSWAGQLSPEDYDIFAGPYQKKVVDIVKAEHPETPVILYISGSAGVIERMAKTGIDIISLDWTVDIEEACKRIPSGIGIQGNVDPGILFGNKESIKERIDNTFNKTKDRKYILNLGHGILPGTPEENAQTFFEHGKKLTY; via the coding sequence ATGGGTCAAGATTTACCACTACTACTTTCTGCCGCATTAGGTAAAAAAGTAAATAGGCCTCCAGTATGGATGATGAGGCAAGCAGGAAGATATATGAAAATTTATAGAGATTTAAGGGAGCGTTACCCAAGCTTTAGAGAGAGGTCTGAAAATCCAGAACTATCATATGAGATTTCAATGCAGCCTTTTCATGCTTTCAAACCGGATGGTGTGATCCTTTTTTCAGATATTCTCACACCTCTACCAGGGATGGGCATTAATTTTGAAATAATAGAGAGTAAAGGTCCAATAATTGAGGACCCAATAAGAAATCTTAACCAGATAGAAAATTTAAAAGAATTAAATCCAAGTGAAAGTTTAAGTTTTGTTGGGCAAGTTCTTTCTTCATTAAAAAAAGATGTTAATAATGAAGCAACAGTTTTAGGTTTTGTTGGTGCACCTTGGACTCTTGCTGCATATGTAGTTGAAGGTAAAAGCAGTAAAAATTATTCTTTAATAAAATCAATGGCTTTTAAAGAGCCAGGTTTACTTCATAAACTTCTTGATCATTTTGCAAAATCTATTGGTGAATATCTTAAATATCAAATAAAATCTGGAGCGCAAGTAGTACAAATTTTTGATTCATGGGCAGGCCAACTAAGCCCAGAAGATTACGATATCTTTGCTGGGCCCTATCAAAAAAAAGTTGTTGACATTGTAAAAGCTGAACACCCAGAAACACCAGTAATTCTTTACATTTCAGGAAGTGCTGGTGTCATAGAAAGAATGGCAAAAACTGGAATAGATATAATCTCATTAGACTGGACAGTCGATATTGAAGAGGCTTGTAAAAGAATCCCTAGTGGGATAGGAATTCAAGGTAATGTTGACCCTGGCATTTTATTCGGGAACAAAGAATCAATAAAAGAAAGGATAGATAATACTTTCAATAAAACTAAAGACAGGAAATATATTCTTAATTTAGGTCATGGGATTTTACCTGGGACTCCAGAAGAAAATGCTCAAACATTTTTTGAACATGGAAAAAAACTAACTTACTAG